From the Gemmatimonadota bacterium genome, the window TGCCTGGCATGAATGGGTTTGAAGTGCTTCGGCAGGTGCAGTCTATCTCTCCTGAGACCGAGGTGATTGTGATTACGGGTGTGCAAGAGGCGGAGAATGCGTTTCGCGCGTTGCGAGAAGGGGCGTTTGATTTTTTTAATAAGCCTTTTAAGGTGGAGGAGTTGAATGCGGCTATCCAGCGCACTGTGCGCTACCAGGCGCTTCGAAAAGAGAAGGATAGGGTTCAGGCGAGGCTGGATAGGATGGAGGCACAGGAGCGAGAGAAGAGCGGTTTGAATGCGATTATAGGGGAGAGTGAGGCGGTTGTGAAGATGAAGGCGCAGATTCGGCAGGTGGCTGCGACTGATTATACGACGGTGCTGATTGTTGGGGAGACGGGTACGGGGAAGGAACTGGTTGCGCGAGCGGTGCATAGCGAGAGCAACCGCGCTGGCGGTCCGTTTGTTGCCGTGAATTGTTCTGCTATTCCGGGCAATTTGTTTGAGAGCGCGTTTTTTGGGCATAAGAAGGGCGCGTTTACAGATGCAAAGGCAGATCAGAAGGGCCATTTTGAGCTGGCAGATGGGGGTACGCTGTTTCTGGATGAGATCGGGGATATGCCGCTCGAGATGCAGGTGCGCCTGTTGCGCGCTCTGGAAGAGCGATGCATTCGACCCGTGGGGAGTAGTGATGAGATCGCTGTGGATGTGCGCGTGGTTGCTGCTACTAATAGGGTGCTTAGTGTAGCGGTGCAGGAGGGGAATTTCAGAGAGGATCTGTATTACAGGTTGAATGTGTTCGCGATTCAGGTGCCGCCGTTGCGCGAGCGAGCAGGGGATGTTCTGTTCCTGGCGCAGCACTTTTTGGCTGGTTATGCCCGCGATTTGCGGAAGCCGCTGATGGGATTTTCGAGAGAGGCAGAGGATTTGCTTCAGAAACAGGTGTTTCCGGGCAATGTCCGCATGCTGAAGAATGCGGTTGAACGGGCTGCTATTTTGTGCGGGGGTAGGGAGATTGATGCGGATGATCTGAGTTTTGAGCTATTTGAGATTGGTCCGGCCAGTAGCGTTGATCGCATGGTGCAGTCCTTCCCCGAGGATCAGATGAGTCTGCCCGCATTTGAGAAGGCACTGCTTTGTGAGGCTTTGCGACGAACAGAGGGGAATCAGGTTCAGGCAGCCGCGCTTCTGGATGTTTCGAGGATGGTTTTGAGGAATAGGATGAAGCGGTATGGGTTGTGTTGAAGCGGTCAGCGATCAGCCGTCAGCTGTCAGGAAATCCGTGCGTTGCAGGGTTGTCATTGCGGCGTGCAGTAAGCCGCAATCCAGTGGTTTTTGCCTTTGGGTGGTTGGGCGGGGACTGAAAGCTGAAAGCTGAAGGCTGATTGCTGAATATGCGAATGAATAATGTGCCGCTGAATCGCACATGTGCGCGTTTCAGTGTTTCGATTTTTTTTCTTTTTTCTGTAAGTTCTTGTTCCATTCGACTCAGTTCGAGGTAGTGAATTGGCGGATAAGCCATTTTTGCGATTTCCAGTTTTTCACAAATTCTCAATATTTCCTCTGATAGATTTTTTACGCGTTCTGATAAATTTTGAGAGACGGGCTGAAGCCGCGAGATATCTACTTTTCGGGCAAATTGAAATTTCAATGATCGGGAAGTGATGGTGATGGTATTGGGGGTTTCACGCCCGGGGGAGAATGTTTCAGTTGCTTTGAGTTGCCCAGATACAAAACTGTTTTCGGGGATCTGATTTACCAGTTGCTCATAGGTTTCGTCTTTTAACTGGAGCCTCTGAATTTGTACGGGGCGATCCGTTTCTCGCACGCGCACTTTGTCCGGTAAGATGGCGCCGTGTTCTCCGCACGTTTGAACCTGTCCGTTGACTACGATCCAGAACATGGCGGGTCTGGCATCGAGGATCACACCTTCTCCGCGTACGTGCTCCCGCGTGTGTCGCCAGCGTCCTTCAAAGGTTAAGATGGTTTCTGTGTCGGCTTGCCGGTAATCTGCGTATGCAGCAGAGGGTGTGGCCATGAGGTATCTGAATGATTGCCAGATGCCTCCCATGTGCAATATGGGCAGGAATATCAGGAGCATAAGCAAAAGTCCGATTGACAGATAGCGTTCTCCCATAGATCCGGTTTTGATTCTGTATTTTGCGCTGCCGGGGAAGACACAGGCCGCTGAATGGGGATAAAACAGGGGTACACCGCTTTTGGTGGCGCAATCGGCGACTATATGGCTCAGGTAGCCCAGGAGCAAGGCCGCGTAACACGGGATTTGATAGATGAGTAAGGGCCAGATCATGACCGATAGGGCGAGCAGACAGAGCAGCGAGTGTGTGATTGTGCGGTGTCCCCATTGCCGTTCGATGGGGATGGATGCATAAGGGAGCACGCGACCGATATAACTGCGCGGGGAATCTATATCCGGGAGCACGCTTCCTATGATGGCGCATGCGATTGCGGGAAGGTTGCGGTGTAGGGGCAGGGAGAAGAATGAAAAGGATCCCGCTACGGTGAGTAGTCCAAATGCGATATGTGTGGGTGCGGTCATCGTCTGAACCTGTACG encodes:
- a CDS encoding sigma-54-dependent Fis family transcriptional regulator, translated to MRDLAFCHFRLIFPKTNDCKCGKKGIRMAEQVSMTVLVIDDDAHIRSSIGKFLIARGHTVIEAADGEKGVEVVESQAVDIVITDVKMPGMNGFEVLRQVQSISPETEVIVITGVQEAENAFRALREGAFDFFNKPFKVEELNAAIQRTVRYQALRKEKDRVQARLDRMEAQEREKSGLNAIIGESEAVVKMKAQIRQVAATDYTTVLIVGETGTGKELVARAVHSESNRAGGPFVAVNCSAIPGNLFESAFFGHKKGAFTDAKADQKGHFELADGGTLFLDEIGDMPLEMQVRLLRALEERCIRPVGSSDEIAVDVRVVAATNRVLSVAVQEGNFREDLYYRLNVFAIQVPPLRERAGDVLFLAQHFLAGYARDLRKPLMGFSREAEDLLQKQVFPGNVRMLKNAVERAAILCGGREIDADDLSFELFEIGPASSVDRMVQSFPEDQMSLPAFEKALLCEALRRTEGNQVQAAALLDVSRMVLRNRMKRYGLC
- a CDS encoding metal-dependent hydrolase, which encodes MTAPTHIAFGLLTVAGSFSFFSLPLHRNLPAIACAIIGSVLPDIDSPRSYIGRVLPYASIPIERQWGHRTITHSLLCLLALSVMIWPLLIYQIPCYAALLLGYLSHIVADCATKSGVPLFYPHSAACVFPGSAKYRIKTGSMGERYLSIGLLLMLLIFLPILHMGGIWQSFRYLMATPSAAYADYRQADTETILTFEGRWRHTREHVRGEGVILDARPAMFWIVVNGQVQTCGEHGAILPDKVRVRETDRPVQIQRLQLKDETYEQLVNQIPENSFVSGQLKATETFSPGRETPNTITITSRSLKFQFARKVDISRLQPVSQNLSERVKNLSEEILRICEKLEIAKMAYPPIHYLELSRMEQELTEKRKKIETLKRAHVRFSGTLFIRIFSNQPSAFSFQSPPNHPKAKTTGLRLTARRNDNPATHGFPDS